In Brachypodium distachyon strain Bd21 chromosome 2, Brachypodium_distachyon_v3.0, whole genome shotgun sequence, one genomic interval encodes:
- the LOC100840516 gene encoding probable LRR receptor-like serine/threonine-protein kinase At1g05700 isoform X1 yields the protein MAPPSWPPCLLLLLLCLAGGGILQPGAQPDSKGFISIDCGYPGETSYVDDTNGLSYSPDAGFTDAGTNRNISGEYVRPLLSRRAHNLRSFPDGRRNCYTLRSLVSGLKYLIRANFVYGNYDGLNRPPASFDLHIGVNFWTTVNLSSWSDPVGSLAWVEAVVVVPDEFVQVCLVNTGGGTPFISGLDLRALKRKLYPQATVEQGLVAIGRFNAAPTNKSYIARYPDDPHDRIWYPWYDATIWAELSTTHTVTNADYGLFEAPPVVMQTAITPRNGSRSIVFYWDAEPTPNDPSPGYIIVMHFAELQLDAVRNFYVNLNGKPWYSDAYTPDYLRSNAVYDIVPNRQRHYNLTIDAATNSTLPPILNAVELFSVIPTTIVGTDSQDASAAMEIKAKYQVHKNWMGDPCLPKTMAWDRLTCSHAIASRPRITSLNMSSSGLTGNISTSFADLKALQYLDLSNNNLTGSIPDALSELPSLTVIDFSGNQLHGSIPPGLLKRIQDGTLDLRHGNNSELCTGSNSCQLSAKRKNKVAIYVAVPILVILVIVSAAILVFFLLRRRNQQQGSMNNMTTVKPQNEEVMSTSYGGGDIDSLRIVENRRFTYKELEMITNGFKRVLGQGGFGRVYDGFLEDGTQVAVKLRSHASNQGVKEFLAEAQILTRIHHKNLVSMIGYCKDGKYMALVYEYMAEGTLREHIAGNDRNGACLPWKQRLRIALESAQGLEYLHKGCNPPLIHRDVKATNILLNARLEAKIADFGLSRAFDHDTDPVYTNAVFGTPGYMDPEYQATMHPTTKSDVYSFGVVLLELVTGNTAILSDPEPTNIIHWSQQRLARGNIEGVVDVRMHNGYDVNGVWKVAEIALKCTSQGSAQRPTMSDVVAQLQECIKLEEGRAHGFDAGVSNNTAFEMEHGVPTVATGPAAR from the exons GTTTCATAAGCATCGATTGCGGGTACCCGGGGGAGACGAGCTACGTGGATGATACCAACGGGCTATCTTACTCCCCTGATGCTGGCTTCACCGATGCTGGCACCAACCGTAACATTTCTGGTGAGTATGTCCGGCCACTGCTCTCCCGGCGTGCCCACAACCTGCGGAGCTTCCCCGACGGCAGACGCAACTGCTACACTCTCCGCTCCCTGGTGTCCGGGCTCAAGTACCTCATCCGTGCCAACTTCGTATACGGCAACTATGACGGCCTCAACCGGCCACCCGCGTCATTCGACCTCCACATCGGGGTCAACTTCTGGACGACGGTGAACTTGTCGTCATGGTCAGACCCGGTGGGTAGCTTAGCTTGGGTGGAAGCCGTTGTCGTGGTCCCGGATGAGTTTGTGCAGGTATGCTTGGTGAACACCGGCGGTGGGACGCCCTTCATTTCTGGGCTAGACCTCAGGGCACTCAAGAGGAAGCTTTACCCGCAGGCCACGGTGGAGCAAGGGCTGGTGGCAATCGGCAGGTTCAACGCTGCCCCGACTAATAAATCATACATTGCCAG GTATCCTGATGACCCACACGACCGAATATGGTACCCATGGTATGATGCCACAATTTGGGCCGAGTTGTCGACGACCCATACCGTGACCAACGCCGACTATGGCCTCTTTGAGGCGCCACCGGTGGTGATGCAGACGGCGATCACGCCACGGAACGGCTCCAGGAGCATCGTGTTCTACTGGGACGCGGAGCCGACACCCAACGACCCCTCGCCCGGCTACATCATCGTCATGCACTTCGCCGAGCTGCAGCTCGACGCTGTGCGCAACTTCTACGTCAACCTCAACGGCAAGCCCTGGTACTCGGATGCCTACACGCCGGACTACCTTCGCAGCAATGCCGTATACGATATCGTGCCCAACCGACAGAGACACTACAACCTCACCATCGATGCTGCCACCAACTCGACTCTGCCACCGATCCTCAATGCCGTCGAGTTGTTCTCTGTCATCCCCACCACAATAGTCGGCACTGACTCCCAGGATG CATCTGCCGCCATGGAAATCAAGGCCAAGTATCAGGTGCACAAGAACTGGATGGGCGACCCATGCCTTCCCAAGACTATGGCATGGGATAGGTTGACTTGCAGCCATGCCATCGCAAGCCGTCCAAGGATCACAAGCCT AAACATGTCATCCAGTGGACTGACAGGTAATATATCAACTTCTTTTGCGGATCTCAAGGCTCTCCAATACCT GGATCTGTCAAACAATAACTTGACAGGCTCAATTCCAGATGCCCTTTCGGAGTTACCTTCGTTGACAGTTAT AGATTTTTCTGGCAACCAGCTCCATGGATCAATCCCCCCTGGACTTCTCAAAAGAATTCAAGATGGCACTCTCGATCTAAG ACATGGCAACAATTCAGAGCTTTGCACAGGCAGCAATTCATGCCAGCTGTCTGCTAAAAGGAAGAATAAAGTGGCCATCTACGTTGCTGTCCCTATCCTTGTCATTCTAGTGATAGTATCAGCGGCAATACTAGTCTTTTTCCTGCTACGACGCCGAAATCAGCAGCAAG GATCAATGAACAACATGACCACGGTAAAGCCGCAGAACGAGGAGGTAATGTCGACAAGCTATGGCGGAGGTGACATTGATTCACTGAGGATAGTTGAGAACCGCCGGTTCACATACAAGGAGCTTGAGATGATAACCAATGGCTTCAAGAGAGTGCTCGGCCAGGGAGGGTTTGGCCGTGTCTATGACGGCTTTCTGGAAGATGGTACTCAGGTAGCGGTAAAGCTTCGGTCTCATGCTTCCAATCAAGGCGTCAAGGAGTTCCTGGCAGAG GCTCAGATTCTAACCCGGATACACCACAAGAATCTTGTGTCCATGATTGGCTACTGCAAGGATGGGAAATACATGGCACTTGTCTACGAGTACATGGCAGAAGGAACCCTGCGGGAGCACATTGCAG GAAACGACCGCAACGGAGCATGTTTACCTTGGAAACAAAGACTCCGGATCGCACTTGAATCTGCCCAAG GGTTGGAGTACCTACACAAGGGGTGCAACCCGCCTCTCATCCACAGAGATGTCAAGGCCACCAACATCCTGCTGAATGCCAGACTGGAGGCCAAGATTGCGGATTTCGGCTTGTCGAGGGCCTTCGACCACGACACTGACCCTGTTTACACGAATGCGGTTTTTGGTACCCCCGGATATATGGATCCGGAGTACCAGGCAACGATGCATCCAACGACCAAGagcgacgtgtacagcttcggcgtGGTACTGCTGGAGCTGGTCACGGGGAATACAGCCATCCTTTCAGATCCAGAGCCCACAAACATTATCCATTGGTCACAGCAGCGGCTCGCACGGGGCAACATTGAGGGCGTGGTAGATGTGCGCATGCACAACGGTTACGACGTCAACGGCGTGTGGAAGGTAGCGGAGATCGCGCTCAAGTGCACCTCACAGGGGTCAGCGCAGCGGCCCACCATGTCCGATGTGGTGGCGCAGCTGCAGGAGTGTATCAAACTCGAGGAGGGCCGAGCTCACGGCTTCGACGCTGGTGTGAGCAACAACACTGCATTTGAGATGGAACATGGGGTGCCCACGGTGGCCACCGGTCCTGCTGCTCGTTGA
- the LOC100840816 gene encoding putative leucine-rich repeat receptor-like protein kinase At2g19210, translated as MEPSTRRTTMAPPSSWPPWLLLLLLLCLAAGGILQSDAQPDSKGFISIDCGYTGTSYVDDSTTLSYSPDAGFNDAGTNHNISGEYNRPLLSRRSQNLRSFPDGTRNCYTLRSLVSGLKYLIRATFFYGNYDGLNQPPVSFDLYIGVNFWASPNMSSWSDPTGGLVTAEAIVVVPDDFVQVCLVNTGAGTPFISGLDLRPLKRTLYPQATAAQGLVMFGRLNAAPTNKTYIARYPDDPHDRIWYPWYDAEKWAEMSTTERVQNIENDLFEAPSAVMQTAITPRNASNNIEFYWDAKPKPNDPLPGYIAIMYFTELQLLNGNDVRQFYVNLNGNPWFPAGVTPQYLSNSATYNSSPSRLNRYNISINATSNSTLPPILNAVEVFSVIPTTNIGTDSQDASASMSIKAKYQVQKNWMGDPCLPKNMAWDRLTCSYAIDNPSRITSINMSSSGLTGDISSSFAKLKALLYLDLSNNSLTGSIPDALSQLPSVTVIDLSGNQLSGSIPPGLLKRIEDGSLDLRHGNNPDLCTGSNSCHLAAKMKNKVAIYVAVPILVILVIVSAAILVFFLLRRRNQQQGSMNNMTAVKPQDLEAMSTASYGGGDDDSLRIVDNRRFTYKELEMITNGFQRMLGQGGFGRVYDGFLEDGTQVAVKLRSHASSQGVKEFLAEARVLTRIHHKNLVSMIGYCKDGEYMALVYEYMAQGTLREHIAGTDRNRACLPWRQRLQIALESAQGLEYLHRGCNPPLIHRDVKATNILLNARLEAKIADFGLSRAFNHDTDPIPTNTLVGTPGYVDPEYQATMQPTTKSDVYSFGVVLLELVTGMPAVLSDPEPTSIIHWARQRLARGNIEGVVDACMRGAYDVNCVWKVAEIALECTTQASAQRPTMADVVAQLQECIELEKDRAAGFYTGGSSSSVDDPSWSYGGYASGQFTYVSNSTAFEMERRVPTVVTGPAAR; from the exons ATGGAGCCATCAACGCGGAGAACAACAATGGcgccgcccagcagctggccgccgtggctgctgctgcttcttcttctctgcctcgccgccggcggcataCTTCAATCTGACGCCCAGCCTGACAGCAAAG GTTTCATAAGCATAGATTGTGGGTACACGGGAACAAGCTACGTGGATGACTCCACGACGCTATCCTACTCCCCTGATGCTGGCTTCAACGACGCCGGCACCAACCACAACATCTCCGGCGAGTACAACCGGCCACTACTCTCGCGGCGCTCCCAAAACCTGCGGAGCTTCCCTGACGGCACCCGCAACTGCTACACGCTCCGCTCCCTGGTGTCCGGGCTCAAGTACCTCATCCGCGCCACCTTCTTCTACGGCAACTATGACGGCCTCAACCAGCCACCCGTGTCGTTCGACCTCTACATCGGCGTCAACTTCTGGGCGTCGCCGAACATGTCGTCATGGTCGGACCCGACAGGCGGCCTCGTGACGGCAGAGGCCATTGTCGTCGTTCCAGATGACTTCGTGCAGGTGTGCCTGGTGAACACCGGTGCCGGGACACCGTTCATCTCTGGGTTGGACCTGAGGCCGCTCAAGAGGACGCTCTACCCGCAGGCCACGGCGGCGCAGGGGCTGGTGATGTTTGGCAGGCTCAACGCCGCCCCGACTAACAAAACATACATTGCGAG GTATCCCGATGACCCACATGACCGGATATGGTACCCATGGTACGACGCCGAGAAATGGGCCGAGATGTCGACGACTGAGAGGGTACAAAACATTGAAAACGACCTCTTTGAGGCACCGTCGGCAGTGATGCAGACGGCGATCACACCACGGAACGCCTCCAATAACATCGAGTTCTACTGGGACGCGAAGCCCAAGCCCAACGACCCGTTGCCAGGGTACATCGCCATCATGTACTTCACCGAGCTGCAACTCCTCAACGGCAACGATGTGCGCCAGTTCTACGTCAACCTCAATGGCAATCCCTGGTTCCCAGCGGGCGTCACGCCGCAATACCTCTCCAATAGTGCCACCTATAATAGCTCCCCCTCCCGTCTCAACCGCTACAACATCTCCATCAACGCCACCTCCAACTCAACTCTGCCGCCCATCCTCAACGCCGTCGAGGTGTTCTCCGTCATCCCCACCACCAACATCGGAACTGACTCGCAGGATG CATCTGCCTCCATGTCGATCAAGGCCAAGTATCAGGTGCAGAAGAACTGGATGGGCGACCCATGCCTTCCCAAGAATATGGCGTGGGATAGGTTGACTTGCAGCTACGCCATTGACAATCCTTCAAGGATCACAAGCAT AAACATGTCATCCAGTGGTCTAACCGGTGATATATCGTCTTCTTTTGCGAAGCTCAAGGCCCTCCTATACTT GGATCTGTCAAACAATAGCTTGACAGGCTCAATTCCAGATGCTCTTTCGCAGTTACCTTCGGTGACAGTTAT aGATTTGTCTGGCAACCAGCTGAGTGGATCGATTCCCCCTGGGCTTCTAAAAAGAATTGAAGATGGCTCTCTGGATCTAAG ACATGGCAACAATCCAGACCTTTGCACAGGCAGCAACTCATGCCATCTGGCCGCTAAAATGAAGAACAAAGTGGCCATCTACGTTGCTGTCCCTATCCTTGTCATTCTAGTGATAGTATCAGCGGCAATATTAGTCTTTTTCTTGCTAAGACGCCGAAATCAGCAGCAAG GATCAATGAACAACATGACCGCGGTAAAGCCGCAGGACCTGGAGGCGATGTCGACGGCAAGCTATGGCGGCGGTGACGATGATTCACTGAGGATAGTCGACAACCGGCGGTTCACGTACAAGGAGCTCGAGATGATAACCAATGGCTTCCAGCGGATGCTCGGCCAGGGAGGGTTCGGCCGTGTATATGATGGCTTCCTGGAAGATGGTACTCAGGTTGCGGTGAAGCTGCGATCTCATGCTTCCAGTCAAGGCGTCAAGGAGTTCCTCGCAGAG GCTCGGGTCTTAACCCGTATTCACCACAAGAATCTTGTGTCGATGATTGGGTACTGCAAGGATGGGGAGTATATGGCACTCGTCTATGAGTACATGGCACAAGGAACCCTACGGGAGCATATTGCAG GAACTGATCGCAACAGAGCGTGTTTACCTTGGAGACAGAGACTTCAAATCGCACTTGAATCTGCGCAAG GGTTGGAATACTTACACAGAGGATGCAACCCGCCTCTCATCCATAGAGATGTCAAGGCCACCAACATCCTGTTGAATGCCAGACTAGAGGCCAAGATCGCTGATTTTGGCTTATCGAGAGCCTTCAACCATGACACCGACCCTATTCCCACAAATACGCTCGTTGGCACCCCCGGATACGTGGATCCGGAGTACCAGGCGACGATGCAGCCAACGACCAAGagcgacgtgtacagcttTGGCGTGGTGCTGTTAGAGCTGGTCACGGGGATGCCGGCCGTCCTTTCAGATCCTGAGCCTACAAGCATCATCCACTGGGCACGACAGCGGCTGGCGCGGGGCAACATCGAGGGCGTGGTCGATGCGTGCATGCGTGGGGCTTACGACGTCAACTGTGTGTGGAAGGTGGCGGAGATCGCCCTCGAGTGCACCACTCAGGCATCAGCGCAACGGCCTACCATGGCTGACGTGGTGGCGCAGCTACAGGAGTGCATAGAACTCGAGAAGGACCGTGCCGCCGGATTCTAcaccggcggcagcagcagcagtgtcGATGACCCGAGTTGGAGTTACGGTGGTTACGCCAGTGGGCAATTCACTTACGTGAGCAACAGCACTGCATTTGAGATGGAGCGGAGGGTGCCAACAGTGGTCACTGGTCCGGCTGCACGTTGA
- the LOC100840516 gene encoding receptor-like protein kinase At3g21340 isoform X2 has product MAPPSWPPCLLLLLLCLAGGGILQPGAQPDSKGFISIDCGYPGETSYVDDTNGLSYSPDAGFTDAGTNRNISGEYVRPLLSRRAHNLRSFPDGRRNCYTLRSLVSGLKYLIRANFVYGNYDGLNRPPASFDLHIGVNFWTTVNLSSWSDPVGSLAWVEAVVVVPDEFVQATVEQGLVAIGRFNAAPTNKSYIARYPDDPHDRIWYPWYDATIWAELSTTHTVTNADYGLFEAPPVVMQTAITPRNGSRSIVFYWDAEPTPNDPSPGYIIVMHFAELQLDAVRNFYVNLNGKPWYSDAYTPDYLRSNAVYDIVPNRQRHYNLTIDAATNSTLPPILNAVELFSVIPTTIVGTDSQDASAAMEIKAKYQVHKNWMGDPCLPKTMAWDRLTCSHAIASRPRITSLNMSSSGLTGNISTSFADLKALQYLDLSNNNLTGSIPDALSELPSLTVIDFSGNQLHGSIPPGLLKRIQDGTLDLRHGNNSELCTGSNSCQLSAKRKNKVAIYVAVPILVILVIVSAAILVFFLLRRRNQQQGSMNNMTTVKPQNEEVMSTSYGGGDIDSLRIVENRRFTYKELEMITNGFKRVLGQGGFGRVYDGFLEDGTQVAVKLRSHASNQGVKEFLAEAQILTRIHHKNLVSMIGYCKDGKYMALVYEYMAEGTLREHIAGNDRNGACLPWKQRLRIALESAQGLEYLHKGCNPPLIHRDVKATNILLNARLEAKIADFGLSRAFDHDTDPVYTNAVFGTPGYMDPEYQATMHPTTKSDVYSFGVVLLELVTGNTAILSDPEPTNIIHWSQQRLARGNIEGVVDVRMHNGYDVNGVWKVAEIALKCTSQGSAQRPTMSDVVAQLQECIKLEEGRAHGFDAGVSNNTAFEMEHGVPTVATGPAAR; this is encoded by the exons GTTTCATAAGCATCGATTGCGGGTACCCGGGGGAGACGAGCTACGTGGATGATACCAACGGGCTATCTTACTCCCCTGATGCTGGCTTCACCGATGCTGGCACCAACCGTAACATTTCTGGTGAGTATGTCCGGCCACTGCTCTCCCGGCGTGCCCACAACCTGCGGAGCTTCCCCGACGGCAGACGCAACTGCTACACTCTCCGCTCCCTGGTGTCCGGGCTCAAGTACCTCATCCGTGCCAACTTCGTATACGGCAACTATGACGGCCTCAACCGGCCACCCGCGTCATTCGACCTCCACATCGGGGTCAACTTCTGGACGACGGTGAACTTGTCGTCATGGTCAGACCCGGTGGGTAGCTTAGCTTGGGTGGAAGCCGTTGTCGTGGTCCCGGATGAGTTTGTGCAG GCCACGGTGGAGCAAGGGCTGGTGGCAATCGGCAGGTTCAACGCTGCCCCGACTAATAAATCATACATTGCCAG GTATCCTGATGACCCACACGACCGAATATGGTACCCATGGTATGATGCCACAATTTGGGCCGAGTTGTCGACGACCCATACCGTGACCAACGCCGACTATGGCCTCTTTGAGGCGCCACCGGTGGTGATGCAGACGGCGATCACGCCACGGAACGGCTCCAGGAGCATCGTGTTCTACTGGGACGCGGAGCCGACACCCAACGACCCCTCGCCCGGCTACATCATCGTCATGCACTTCGCCGAGCTGCAGCTCGACGCTGTGCGCAACTTCTACGTCAACCTCAACGGCAAGCCCTGGTACTCGGATGCCTACACGCCGGACTACCTTCGCAGCAATGCCGTATACGATATCGTGCCCAACCGACAGAGACACTACAACCTCACCATCGATGCTGCCACCAACTCGACTCTGCCACCGATCCTCAATGCCGTCGAGTTGTTCTCTGTCATCCCCACCACAATAGTCGGCACTGACTCCCAGGATG CATCTGCCGCCATGGAAATCAAGGCCAAGTATCAGGTGCACAAGAACTGGATGGGCGACCCATGCCTTCCCAAGACTATGGCATGGGATAGGTTGACTTGCAGCCATGCCATCGCAAGCCGTCCAAGGATCACAAGCCT AAACATGTCATCCAGTGGACTGACAGGTAATATATCAACTTCTTTTGCGGATCTCAAGGCTCTCCAATACCT GGATCTGTCAAACAATAACTTGACAGGCTCAATTCCAGATGCCCTTTCGGAGTTACCTTCGTTGACAGTTAT AGATTTTTCTGGCAACCAGCTCCATGGATCAATCCCCCCTGGACTTCTCAAAAGAATTCAAGATGGCACTCTCGATCTAAG ACATGGCAACAATTCAGAGCTTTGCACAGGCAGCAATTCATGCCAGCTGTCTGCTAAAAGGAAGAATAAAGTGGCCATCTACGTTGCTGTCCCTATCCTTGTCATTCTAGTGATAGTATCAGCGGCAATACTAGTCTTTTTCCTGCTACGACGCCGAAATCAGCAGCAAG GATCAATGAACAACATGACCACGGTAAAGCCGCAGAACGAGGAGGTAATGTCGACAAGCTATGGCGGAGGTGACATTGATTCACTGAGGATAGTTGAGAACCGCCGGTTCACATACAAGGAGCTTGAGATGATAACCAATGGCTTCAAGAGAGTGCTCGGCCAGGGAGGGTTTGGCCGTGTCTATGACGGCTTTCTGGAAGATGGTACTCAGGTAGCGGTAAAGCTTCGGTCTCATGCTTCCAATCAAGGCGTCAAGGAGTTCCTGGCAGAG GCTCAGATTCTAACCCGGATACACCACAAGAATCTTGTGTCCATGATTGGCTACTGCAAGGATGGGAAATACATGGCACTTGTCTACGAGTACATGGCAGAAGGAACCCTGCGGGAGCACATTGCAG GAAACGACCGCAACGGAGCATGTTTACCTTGGAAACAAAGACTCCGGATCGCACTTGAATCTGCCCAAG GGTTGGAGTACCTACACAAGGGGTGCAACCCGCCTCTCATCCACAGAGATGTCAAGGCCACCAACATCCTGCTGAATGCCAGACTGGAGGCCAAGATTGCGGATTTCGGCTTGTCGAGGGCCTTCGACCACGACACTGACCCTGTTTACACGAATGCGGTTTTTGGTACCCCCGGATATATGGATCCGGAGTACCAGGCAACGATGCATCCAACGACCAAGagcgacgtgtacagcttcggcgtGGTACTGCTGGAGCTGGTCACGGGGAATACAGCCATCCTTTCAGATCCAGAGCCCACAAACATTATCCATTGGTCACAGCAGCGGCTCGCACGGGGCAACATTGAGGGCGTGGTAGATGTGCGCATGCACAACGGTTACGACGTCAACGGCGTGTGGAAGGTAGCGGAGATCGCGCTCAAGTGCACCTCACAGGGGTCAGCGCAGCGGCCCACCATGTCCGATGTGGTGGCGCAGCTGCAGGAGTGTATCAAACTCGAGGAGGGCCGAGCTCACGGCTTCGACGCTGGTGTGAGCAACAACACTGCATTTGAGATGGAACATGGGGTGCCCACGGTGGCCACCGGTCCTGCTGCTCGTTGA